In Lysinibacillus sp. 2017, the DNA window AACAGGACCAACCGGAGCGACAGGTGAAACAGGAGCAACAGGTGAAACGGGTCCGACCGGAGCAACAGGAGCAACCGGTACAATTTCTGGATTTGGATATTTCTTCACAACAGGAACTACATCTGTTGGGGCAGCTACACCGGTTCTATTAAGAGCTAACGGACCAATTTTGGGAGGTATTACATTTACCGCACCATCGCAGGATGTAGTTATAACAGAAAGTGGAACGTACTTGATTGTATACACCGCTTTATCTACTGGCTTGGATAATGCAGTATTTGGTATTCAGGTAAATTCAATTACGCAACCTTCAACTGTATATGGTCAATTCACTTCATCAGGTCTTGATACACAAAGTTTAACGGGGAATGCTATACTTTCTATTACTGCACCAGCTACTATCAACTTAGTTAATGCAGGTACTTCACCAACAACGCTTAGAGAAACCTTAGATGGTCAAGAGGTAATAAATGCCTCATTAACTATTATTCGATTAGCATAGAAAATTATAAATAAAGGTGCTGGGATGAAACCCAACTCTATAAATTTAAAGTGTTGCAAATCAAATGCTAGTAGATTTGCAACACTTTTTTTATTTTACCCTTAGGCTGTTTTTGGTACAGTTAGAGATGGTAGGAGTTATTCTAATAAACGTCAGGGTTGAATTTTTTCACGGGTATTTTTCAGCTCAAAAACGCAAATAAAAAACTGAATTTGTTTTTAACAAACTCAGTTTTGAAAGTTCATATATTTAAATGAAATAATGCGCATATAAATTATGGTGAGACTCAATCCAATCTTTCATCTCGATAATCATCTGTTCATAAGACGGGACTTTAAATTTAAAATCCTGCCGTTGATTGATAAGGGTTTTATCTAATTTCACTTTTGAATCAGGTAAAATGATTATTTTTTCATCCTTAAAATGTTGATTGAATAACGTTAAAAGGTCAAATTTATTTATGCTAGCATTATTTACTAAATTGTATAATCCGCATAACCCTTCGCTTCCTGCTCTTTCCATCGCTTTAGCTAACGTTAACGTTGTAACTCCAGTCCAAATAGCCTCTTTATAACCATGTATCGTGCCATTTTGTTTCATAAACCAATTAAATAAGCCAATTCCGTCTTCTTTCATATCAGGACCGATAATGGAATTTCTAAATGTTAAATGTCTTTCATTTTCGATTTCCCCTAATGCCTTCGTGCGATCATAAAAGGTTTCTCCATCACGAAGACTATGCTCATAATAGGGGGCCTTTTTTCCTGAAAATACACAATCTGTACTCATGTGGAATAACTTTTTATGTTCATCGGCTTTAAGTATTTCAACAATGGCATGTGGTAAATAACTGTTAAAAAAGACCGCATTGGAGGGTGCTTTATCACAAGCATCGTTCAATACGCCGATACAATTAATCACAATATCGTAGTCCAAATCGAGAAGAAGGGACTTTAAAAATGCTCCATCTGTTAAATCACCATTCACATTATCTCCATACGAAAAAGGACTTCTAGAGTACGTAATGACTTCATGCCCATTCTCCAACAAATAAAGAGCAATTGTATGACCAGCCATTCCAGTTGCGCCTAATACTAAATATTTCAAACTAATGACCACCCTTCCAAGAATTTAATTCCTCTTGTATTAAAGGGAGCGTTAGTAATTTCTGTTTTATTTCATCGATTGTAAGGATTTTTGTGTTGTTGGAGTTATATTCATCACTTAATGTAATTTTAGGGGAGCCTTGATTGAGATATTTTGCGTAATTTAAATCACGGTTGTCAGCGGGGATTCGATAAAAGTTGCCAATATCAATCGCCTTCGCTGCTTCTTCTTTCGTTAATAGTACTTCATATATTTTTTCACCATGACGAGTGCCTATTGTATGAATCTCATTATTTGCTTCAAATAACTCAATTAATGCTTGAGCGAGGTCTTTAATATAAGAAGAGGGAGCTTTTTGTACCATAATGTCACCATTTGATGCATGATGGAATGCATAGATGACTAAGTCTACCGCTTCTTCTAGACTCATCATAAAGCGTGTCATTTTGTCATCAGTAATTGTCAGTGGTTTTCCACTCTTAATTTGATCGATAAATAACGGAATGACCGAACCTCTTGATGCCATTACATTTCCATAACGAGTACCACAGATTAACGTTTCATCAGGAGCCATTCGTGATTTTGCAATAAACGTTTTTTCCATCATTGCTTTAGAAATCCCCATGGCATTTACAGGATAAGCGGCTTTGTCGGTAGAAAGACAAATGACTTTTTTAACACCTGCTTGAATAGCGGAAGTTAACATATTATCTGTGCCAAGAATATTTGTTTTGACAGCCTCTAAAGGAAAAAACTCGCAAGAAGGTACTTGCTTCAAGGCTGCAGCATGAAATACATAATCCACATTATACATAGCATGATTAATACTATGAATGTCCCTGACATCCCCGATAAAGAACTTTAATTTATCATTTTGATATAAAGTCCGCATGTCATCTTGTTTCTTTTCATCTCGAGAAAAAATTCGAATTTCTTTAATATCCGTATTTAAAAATTGTTTCAATACTGCATTTCCAAATGAACCAGTGCCGCCAGTTATCAATAATATTTTGTCTTTAAACAAGGTGTATTCTCTCCAAACTTCACTGTAATATTAAATATTAGTCGTACTTCATTATGGATTCACGATTTTAATCCTCTTTGATATAAATAAAACTCCGAATTTTCCCTTGGGTAGTTGTACCAATAGGCGAAGATTCCTGTATATTTGCTCGTTGGATGTTGATCAATTAATGTTTTATTGAAATCGTAATCTCCAGCCATATCTTTTCGATTTGTAAATCTCGCATCCCCTATAAAATTTCTACGTATAATTTTAAATTGCCCACACCAACTGTACCCATCTGTTTCACTCTTCACAAAACGTTGCCCAATTTTAGTCAACATATTGTAATAGTAAATGTCGTATGTACCATCTACTTGAGCTAAAACATCTCGTATGGTAGGTAAATAAATATCATCACTGTCAATAATTGCAATATAATCTCCGCTTGCTTCCTCAATGCATCGATTATAGGAATGACTTGCGCCTTTATTTGCGCCGTTCTTCAATATTTTGAGTTGAGGACAAGTTTGCTGATACTTCTCTAAAATTTCAACGGTCCGATCGATAGAACCATCATCGCATACAATAATTTCATAGGCATATTCTTTTGGAATACTATCTAGCATTCGCTTAATCCACGCCTCGCTATTGAACGCAGGGGATAAAAAGCTGAATTTCAAATAAACACCCCATTCCGTCGAATTAAACTTTTTATAGTTTTATAGATGATTCTCTAATTATTATATGGGTAGGGGGATTTTGAGTTTGGGTGCTACTACCCAAATATTTGAATCCTTGTGAAGAGAAGTTGTTCTAAGGGAAATTAGAAAAGATTATTAAATGAAATGTTATTCTTGTAACATTTCGTTCATTTCAAAATATGATAGAGGAGCTAAATTCTAATAAATTTTTATACAATAAGGAAGGTAGTGAGAAATTGAAGGAAACGTGGCATGAGGATTTAATCGATTTTCTTGGAGGCCTTATTCGCCCAAAGTTATATGTAGAACTTGGGTTATTTCACTGTGATTTATTTAATAGAATGATTCCCCATGCGGAAAAATTAATTGGGGTTGACATGAATCCTGTAGCAGGAAATTTTATGCAACAGTCGGAAAAAGTCCGTTTTTTTAACGGTACTACACAACAATTTGTGCAAGAATTACAAGAAAATCCATTGCAAATTGATCTTTTGTTTATCGACGCGGACCATGCAAAAGAAGCGGTATTACAGGACTTTTATGATTATTTTCCTTTCGTCGCACCACATGGTTTAATTTTGTTCCATGATACACACCCAAGGGATAATTGGATGATGCAAAGGGCTCTTTGCGATACGGCCTTTCAAGCAATTGAAGAATTGTCAAAAGACACAACGGAGTATGAATTAATGACAATACCGGTTAACCCTGGTTTAACTCTTTGCAGAAAACGTAAAAAGCAATTATCTTGGCACGAGTAACAAGCTACTGCAGAAACAATATGGATTAAGTGAAGCGAATTGTTCGGAGATGGGGAAGAAACGACTAAAAACATATAGTTAGCAATAGGCTTCCAAGATATTGTTAATATAATGAAAGAGAAAAAAGCTCAAATTTTACAGTGTAATGTAAAATTTGAGCTTTTTTATTTGAAAGATTAGATTTTCCAGTATATCAATGTAAACTTTTAAAGTATAAATCTGACTCTGAACCTTCTCGAGGGTAGTTATACCAATAAGCAAAAATCCCTGTATGTTTGCGGGTTGGATTTTTCGCTAATAAAGAATTATAAAAATCTAAATCTGCACCAGTAGGCTTTTTTGTATATTTTGCATCCCCAATTATGCTACTTCGAAAGATTTTAAAGTTTCCTGGCCAATCAACTGGGCCGTGAATATAATAGCTACCCTCTTTCGTTAACATATTGTAATAATAAATATCGTATGTACCATCGATTTGGTGTAATACGTCATTAATCGTTGGTAAATAGATATCATCACTATCGATAATGGCTACATAATCTCCTGTAACTGCAGCTAAGCAGTCATTGTAAGATTCACTTGCCCCTTTATTTTTTTCATGCTTTAAAAATTTAAGTTGAGGACATGTTTTTTGGTAGTTTTCCAAAATTTCTAATGTTCGATCGGTTGAGCCATCATCACAAACGATAATTTCGTAAGCATATTCTTTTGGAATACTATCGAGCATCATCTCAATAGAATCTTCAGCATTATAAACTGGCGTTACAAAACTAAACTTCATAGTAAACCTCTTTTCAAATATACTATTTTAATTGCTTAATCACCATTTATTTTAACCCTCTTAGATGTAAATCAGATTCTGAATTTTCTCTCGGGAAGTTGTACCAATAAGCGAAAATCCCAGTATATTTACAGGTAGGACCTTGATTAAGTAACGCCATATTAAAATCAGTATCCCCGGCATATTCTTTTCTTGTTACAAATCGCGCATTCCCTATAAAGGAGCGCCGAATAATTTTAAATTGACCTGGCCATATATAGCCATCGGTAGGCCGTTTAATAAATGCCTGCCCATCTTTTGTTAACATATTGTAATAGTAAATATCATACGTTCCATCGACTTGTTTTAATACATCAACAATCGTTGGTAAATACATGTCGTCGCTATCTATAATGGCTACGTAATCTCCAGTTGCCTCTTCGATTAAACGATTATAACTTTCACTAGCGCCAAGATTTTTTTTATTGATTAAGATTTTAAGTTGAGGGCATTTTTTTTGATAGTCTAATAAAATATTCAGCGTATTATCTGTTGAAGCATCATCACAAATAATAATTTCATATGCATATTTTTTCGGGATACTGTCTAACAGTCGCGAAATCCACTTTTCAGAATTATATGCAGGTGTTAAAAAACTAAATTTTATGGGAATCACTCCTTTGTACCTTTTAGTTGAAGATGCCTATAACTCACTTCTCCAATACTATATGCACTAATAATTAAAGGATTAAGGACTCCCCCCTAGAAGGAGATTATTGTTCAAACATCTAAGTTACTTAACTCATTACACATAGTTGGTCCAAAAAGGATTAGCGCATTTTTTGTTGAATTAATATTATTGCAATGTGTACAATCGGGTATCTTTTATTACTTGCTTATAGTATTGCCGAAAGCTAATTAAAACAAGATGGGGAGCATTCTAACGGGGTTCGGTTTATGTGGGGAAAAACCATAAAATCAATGTACAAACTCTAATATGCAAAACCAATATCGTGATAAATTTCTTTACCGATCTTAATTTGATACTTCTATCCTAAAATGCATACTAGAATTTCCAAATGTACTTGGAACATTCCTTTATCTATTTCGTCAGAATTTTCATTCAATAAGATTGTTATGCCACTAATTTTGACTAAGCTATCAATTGAAGAAGAATGTTAGGGGAGGATGTAGATGGAGTTAATAACAAGTAAAGTAATTGTAATCGCATTGTTCTTGTTAATTATTACTGCGATTGAGACTTTAGCTTATTCTACGCGGATTTCTGGTATAAGGGTAAGATTAATCGCAACGGCTATTTCGTTGTTTAGTACGTTAGTGATTGTTTCAAGATTTTCTACTATGATTCAACAACCTTTAACAGCAAAACTAATAGCAGAAGCACCAGATCTAAACAAGTTAGGTTTTATAGAAGACCAGTATCGGATTTTAATAGGGATTACATCTGTTGGCGTATTACTTGGTATTCTTTTATTTCCAACCTTTATCAACATTTTTTCAAGAGCTATTATTCAATTATCCAATGAAAAAGGTTCGGTAATCACCATGCTGTTCAAGCAATTAAACCTTAAAGGTATGAAAAAAATTGTTATGTGTTTTCGCTTCCCTAAATTAACGCACTTACAGGGTATTACATTTAAGACCATACCGAAACGGTTATTTGTGATAAATGTTATTGTCTCTGCTGTTTTTACAATTGGCGTTTTATCTTCTTTATATGCATCGATGTTAGTCCCAGAGGATTATGTACAGACCGCTTTAATGTCTTCAGGGATTATTAATGGAGTAGCAACGATTTTACTGACATTATTTATAGATCCAAAGGCTTCTGTTTTAGCAGATAGAGTATTAAAAAAGGAAAGCGATTATGTCTTTTTGAAAAGTTATTCACTAACGATGATTAGCTCGAAATTTTTTGGTACCATTTTTGCTCAATTATTATTTATACCAGCAGCCTATTATGTTGCGTGGTTTGCCGAGTGGATTTAAGTATAGAACAAATTGAGAATGCTGCAAATCCGTCAATGCTTATGAAGATTGGGCATTCAAAATAGCCACAGCAGAAGCTAAATCTTTTATTTTTCATTGCGTAAAATAAGTTACTTAACAATAAGGGAATGTGAGAGAAAATCTACACGTTATGGTTCTCGAAATATATGAAAAGCTTTGTTTTATGAATAGGTGTACTTATCTTCAACCCATCAACATATAGTACATTCAGTGTGTTTTTATATATTTTTTTGTTATTTCCATATAAAGAACAGTAATGGTGATATTATAAAAATACAGAATTTTCATTAATTTTAAACTTGAGGGGGATTTTTTTAGTATGGTATCGTTTTCTAAACCTGATGTGGAACAGTTTCTACGAACATTTGCGATAGGTGATTTTGCGGTGAGTCCAGATGAAAAACAACTTGTTTTCAGTACAAATTTAAGTGGTAAGTATAATTTATGGGCGATGAATTTGCCGAATACGTTCCCGATGCAGCTGACATTTATTGACCAAAGCTGCCAAGGTCTTCTTTATGATAAACAAGGACAGTTCATCATTGCCGGTTTTGACCAAAATGGAGATGAAAATTCTCAATTTTATGGACTTCCGCTACAAGGGGGGACACTGAAACCAATTATTTATGAAGAAGGAACGCGTAATGCTGGACCCATTTTATCTGAAGATGGGAAAAAGCTATATTACACATCTTCTAAAGGAAACCCAACTTATTTAAATGCTTATGGCTATGACCTTGAGACAGGCGAGGAAGAAATCGTCCTTGAGGGTAAAGATACGACAACTTTTTTAGTAGATTTTAGCCCAAATGAAGAGACATTCCTCTATGTAAAAGCCTTTGCCAATACGTATTCACTGATGTATGCCAAACGAGGAGAGGAGCATATTCTCCTGACACCACTTACAGAGCAGGAACATACGGTCAGTGACGCCTGTTTCGTATCCGACGAACTCATCTATTTTTTAACGAATTATGATGCAGACTTTACGTATTTGGCTACGTATAATTTAGAGAAAAATGAATTTACCAAAGTGAAAGATATAGAGAATGAAAGTTTTACTGGCTTAAAATATGATAAACAACAACAGCGCTTGTATATTAGTAGTGAAAAAGGTGTAGAAGATCATTTATACATGTATGATTTGCAAACAAATGATTGGAAAGAACTGCAAACACCATGCAGTGTTATCGAAAAACTTGTCGTTACGAAATCCGGTAGTTTGTATTTATTAGGAAGAGGAGCTACAAATCCACATAATATTTATCAACTGATGGAAAATGTTTGGATCTCTCTAACGCAATACTCAGTTCCAGGCGTCGATCAAAGCGAGTTAGTCGAGCCAGATGTAATCACGTATACTTCCTATGACGGGCTTGAAATTGAATCCTTATTCTTCAAGGCAAAAAAGGAAAATGATAATTGTGAAATCATCTTTTGGCCACATGGTGGTCCGCAAGCTGCCGAGCGTAAATTTTTCAGAGCTTCGTTCCAATTCTTTTTAAATAATGGCTATAGCATCTTTGCTCCTAATTTCCGTGGTTCAACAGGCTATGGCTTAGCTTTCACGAAAATGGTAGATGGGGATTGGGGACACGGCCCACGCCTCGACAATGTCGCTGGTCTCGATTGGCTTATTGATAATGGCTACGCGGAAAAAGGCAATATTTTATTGATGGGCGGAAGCTATGGAGGATACATGGCGTTATTGCTTCACGGCCGACATGCTGATTATTTCAAAGCCGTAGTGGATATTTTTGGCCCATCTGATTTGTTCTCATTTATCAATTCAGTTCCTGAAGATTGGAAACCGATGATGGATAAATGGGTAGGAAATCCAGAAAAGGACAAAGAAAAACTGACTGAATACTCTCCAATTACGTATTTAGATACGATGACGAAGCCAATGCTCGTTATCCAAGGAGCAAATGACCCACGTGTTGTGAAAGCAGAATCCGACCAAATTGTGCAAGCTTTAAAAGATAAAGGTCGTGATGTCGAATACATGCTTCTTGAAGACGAAGGCCATGGATTCTCTAAAAAGGAAAATGAAATTGCTGTTTACAAAAAAATCCTCACATTTTTTAATCAATTCGTTGAAGCGAAAGTGAAAGCATAAAAGGACTTCCTTCAAGCATGGAATAAAATAAAATGTACCCTATAAAATAGTCACTTTGCAAAAAGTCTATCTTATAGGGTGTTTTTTTATAAAATCAATGGGCGAAAAAGCGAATACACATCATGAACGATGAAATCTGTAACAATAATAATGTATGATACATAGTATAAGTTAAATACTGTACGACATACAATAAAGAACAAGAGGTGAGTCCATGAGTAATTTATTGAATTCATTAACAACAGAGCTTAGGAGAGGAACGCTGACATTAGCGGTTTTAAGTCAGTTAAGAACTCCTCAGTACGGATATTCACTAGTTCAGTTATTGGAGGGGTCTGGAATTTCCATTGATCAAAGTACCCTATATCCATTACTTCGCCGATTAGAAAAACAAGAGTTGGTTTCAAGTAGTTGGGACACATCAGAAAGCAGACCTCGTAAGTACTACGTATTGAGTGAATATGGTTTGGAAATTTTTTTGCAATTAAAAAAAGAATGGATTAACAATTCGAAGGAACTTTATGCTCTATTAAGAGAGGATGAGGAAGATGAAGATGAGGTTAATTGAGGTTTATATTCAAGAGGTTACTCGTAGGCTGCCTGAAAGAATGCGTACAGATATTGCACTCGAGTTACGTTCAACCATTGAGGATATGCTTCCAGATAATTATCGAGAGGAACATGTTAAAAGGGTACTAAATCAATTAGGGAACCCAGCAGTATTGGCGAATGGTTACAAAGACCAGCCAATGCATCTCATAGGTCCACGATATTTTGATCTATATGTCTCGTTATTAAAAATGATTGTACCAATTGCAATTGTCATTTCCTTAATCTCAATAATTGCTCAAAATTTTATTGGATACAGTGGAGAAGAGTCAATTTTAAATGTTGTTATAACCATTATTGTTAAAGGGATTGGGTCTATCATCGAGGTGGGAATCCAAGTCTTTTTCTGGTTAACACTTACCTTTGCGATTATCGAAAGGGTGGATAAGGATAAAGATCCACAACCAGTAACTTCAAGTATGGAAAAATGGACTGCAGACGATTTAAAAAATATTACTTATATTCCTAAGAGAAAAGCCATTTCGAAGTTTGAAGTTTTTGGAAGTTTGATGTGGACGGCCATTTGGGCAACTCTATATTTTTATGCCAGCCAGCTTGTAGGTGTATATGAAGGGGATGGTGATCGATTTGAATTTGTGATCCCTGCTCTGAATCAGGAAGTTTTACTAAGCTATAGGCCAATTATCGTGATGATAATCGTTTTTGAAATAGCACTTTCTCTTTATAAGTTACTCAAGGAACAATGGACAAAAAGAATGGCCATATTTAATACTATCCTCCAAATAATTATAACCATTGTCTTCACTATTATTATAACGAATCCGAATATAATGAACCAAGCATTCATCACGTATATGACCGATTGGAAAGATCAACAGATAGTTGGTATTTTAATTTTCATCTTTATAATTGGCGCCGCAGTTAATGTATATGATGGGTTCAAGAGGGTTAGAGCGCGTTAGAAAATGCGTATACCCCAAAAGTTAGAGGTAAAGAATCTAACTCTTGGGGTATTTTTAATTTATTTATGAATATATACAGTAGTTCCAGTTTGGACTCTAGATGATAGATCTAAAACATCATGATTAAACATCCTAATGCACCCATGGGAAACATTATGGCCAATTGACGACGGTTGATTGGTTCCGTGTATCCCATAATGAGGTTTTGATAGACCCAACCAAAAGGCTCCAAATGGTCCACCAGGATTTTTCTGTTTATTAATAATTGTGTACGATCCAGTAGGCGTTGGTGATAATATCTTCCCAACAGCTATCGGATAGGTTTTTATAAGCTCATTACCATCAAAAAGTTTTAACTGATGTTGTGATGTAGATACGTCAATCCATTTTACCAATAAGACCAACTCCAGTTTTAAGTTTATATTATGTAGGAGATAAGGCTTTTGATTTTCTTATTTTTCATTTAAGACCTCCATAAAAGGTTTTCAGGTAAGTTTTTTGCAAATTGATTATTTTTACATTTATGTATATATGTAATAAAATATTATATATGAAGTATCTTATTTTCGAAGTCTTACCAAACCCTCGCAGAATAAGAATCATTAGTATTTTATCTACTGGGAGGCGGAAATTGTTACAAGTGATATGGATGAGCAGCTAATATCTTAGATCTTCGCTATTTAGAAAGGTGACATAAATGATCAATTATTTAGGAACACCCAAAATTGAAACCGATAGATTAATTCTTAGAAGGATGGAACTGTCTGATGCTCCAAAGGCTTTTGACAACTGGCTTTCGGATGAAAGGGTATCTGACAATCGAGTCAGCGCGGCACATAAGACTGTTTCGGAAACTATCGAAAGGATAGAAAAAATAGTAAAGGATTATGATAATAAAGATTTTTGCTGGTGGACTATTGAGCGAAAAGTTACCGGAGAATTAATTGGAGAAATTGATTTGTATGATTTCGACAATACCACTGGAAACTGTGAGGTAAGTTATTCGATTGGATACGAATGGTGGAACCAGGGGTATGGGACCGAAGTATTAAGGGCGATTATGGAGTTTGGTTTTCGAAATATGAATATACATAAAATCGCAGCAGCACATAATACTGACAACATAGCTTCCGGAAAGGTAATGCGTAAGGCAGGGATGGTCCAAGAAGGAATCATCAGACATATGGTTCGCAATGCCAAGAATCAATACAAAGACTGTGCTATTTATGGAATACTTCAAGAAGATTATCTTAAATCCATGATGGTGCCAAAAGTTATATCCTTAGGTTAGAAGATTAAAACGGGAAAAGATAAGCTATGAAGATGTTCTTTCAAATAGGGAAGAGGCATTAATGGATACGAACATTGAACAATACAATTATTTAAAAATAAGCGTATTAAAAGAATTACGTAATAATAAATAGTAAAGGTTCTAATGACTTAATCGTTGTTGGACTAACGGGGGCGTTGATCTAAAAAGGATTAATGCCTTTTTTGTTGAAGTAATAGACTATAGCAGCAGTTTAGTTTCAAGTAATCATAAAAGCAAAGTAGTATAAGGTAATCGATTGAAGAGCAGAACACTGCCAATTTTTAGAGGGAGGTACATGAAAATAAAGAAATATTTTATATTTACCTTAGTCTTATTTTTATTTGGATGTGAGGAGAAATCAATACCGGTATTAGAAAGTAGTGAAGTAAATAATAATGCCCAAATTGAGCAACTCGAAATGGTAAATGAGCAATTGAAAAATCAAATATCTGAAATGGAAAAGAAGAATGACGAAGAAAAGGAAGCGTTACGGACAACAATGAATTTAGCATTTCATCTTTTCACGGCAATAAATAATAAAGATTTTGATTATATTACATCCATTTCTTCTTCGAATGTTCAAGTTGACGTGGAAGAAAGTATGATCAATTCTACTAACTATAGTTATAAAATTAATGATATGGAGTATCTTTTAGAAAACCTAGAGTACCGTTTTTATGAATTAAAAAATGATACGTTGATAATTGGCTTTGCAAACTATTTTTTTGAGGGACATAGTACCATTTATTTTGGATTTATTAAACAGAATGGACAATGGCTATTTGATTATATAGTGACTGATGCTTAAGAAGCTGAATATAAGGGGGCTTTCCTTTAATGATAGGAGGCCTTTTTCTTATGTCACAAAAGACAGTTTACTTCAATAAGAAATAATTATGGATTTACATAAATAACCCATATTTTTCTTTATATACCTTATCGAGTATGATAAAGAAAAGAAATACTTTTCATACTTAGGAGGGAAATGCATGATTCTTGGATTACATCACGCACAGATAACGATTCCAAGCGGTGCTGAAGAGGAAGGTAAGAATTTTTATTGTAATGTATTGGGATTAGAAGAAATTGAGAAGCCAGTTT includes these proteins:
- a CDS encoding sugar nucleotide-binding protein, giving the protein MKYLVLGATGMAGHTIALYLLENGHEVITYSRSPFSYGDNVNGDLTDGAFLKSLLLDLDYDIVINCIGVLNDACDKAPSNAVFFNSYLPHAIVEILKADEHKKLFHMSTDCVFSGKKAPYYEHSLRDGETFYDRTKALGEIENERHLTFRNSIIGPDMKEDGIGLFNWFMKQNGTIHGYKEAIWTGVTTLTLAKAMERAGSEGLCGLYNLVNNASINKFDLLTLFNQHFKDEKIIILPDSKVKLDKTLINQRQDFKFKVPSYEQMIIEMKDWIESHHNLYAHYFI
- a CDS encoding polysaccharide biosynthesis protein, which produces MFKDKILLITGGTGSFGNAVLKQFLNTDIKEIRIFSRDEKKQDDMRTLYQNDKLKFFIGDVRDIHSINHAMYNVDYVFHAAALKQVPSCEFFPLEAVKTNILGTDNMLTSAIQAGVKKVICLSTDKAAYPVNAMGISKAMMEKTFIAKSRMAPDETLICGTRYGNVMASRGSVIPLFIDQIKSGKPLTITDDKMTRFMMSLEEAVDLVIYAFHHASNGDIMVQKAPSSYIKDLAQALIELFEANNEIHTIGTRHGEKIYEVLLTKEEAAKAIDIGNFYRIPADNRDLNYAKYLNQGSPKITLSDEYNSNNTKILTIDEIKQKLLTLPLIQEELNSWKGGH
- a CDS encoding glycosyltransferase family A protein; amino-acid sequence: MKFSFLSPAFNSEAWIKRMLDSIPKEYAYEIIVCDDGSIDRTVEILEKYQQTCPQLKILKNGANKGASHSYNRCIEEASGDYIAIIDSDDIYLPTIRDVLAQVDGTYDIYYYNMLTKIGQRFVKSETDGYSWCGQFKIIRRNFIGDARFTNRKDMAGDYDFNKTLIDQHPTSKYTGIFAYWYNYPRENSEFYLYQRGLKS
- a CDS encoding class I SAM-dependent methyltransferase, with the protein product MKETWHEDLIDFLGGLIRPKLYVELGLFHCDLFNRMIPHAEKLIGVDMNPVAGNFMQQSEKVRFFNGTTQQFVQELQENPLQIDLLFIDADHAKEAVLQDFYDYFPFVAPHGLILFHDTHPRDNWMMQRALCDTAFQAIEELSKDTTEYELMTIPVNPGLTLCRKRKKQLSWHE
- a CDS encoding glycosyltransferase family 2 protein — its product is MKFSFVTPVYNAEDSIEMMLDSIPKEYAYEIIVCDDGSTDRTLEILENYQKTCPQLKFLKHEKNKGASESYNDCLAAVTGDYVAIIDSDDIYLPTINDVLHQIDGTYDIYYYNMLTKEGSYYIHGPVDWPGNFKIFRSSIIGDAKYTKKPTGADLDFYNSLLAKNPTRKHTGIFAYWYNYPREGSESDLYFKSLH
- a CDS encoding glycosyltransferase family A protein — protein: MIPIKFSFLTPAYNSEKWISRLLDSIPKKYAYEIIICDDASTDNTLNILLDYQKKCPQLKILINKKNLGASESYNRLIEEATGDYVAIIDSDDMYLPTIVDVLKQVDGTYDIYYYNMLTKDGQAFIKRPTDGYIWPGQFKIIRRSFIGNARFVTRKEYAGDTDFNMALLNQGPTCKYTGIFAYWYNFPRENSESDLHLRGLK
- a CDS encoding lipid II flippase Amj family protein, which encodes MELITSKVIVIALFLLIITAIETLAYSTRISGIRVRLIATAISLFSTLVIVSRFSTMIQQPLTAKLIAEAPDLNKLGFIEDQYRILIGITSVGVLLGILLFPTFINIFSRAIIQLSNEKGSVITMLFKQLNLKGMKKIVMCFRFPKLTHLQGITFKTIPKRLFVINVIVSAVFTIGVLSSLYASMLVPEDYVQTALMSSGIINGVATILLTLFIDPKASVLADRVLKKESDYVFLKSYSLTMISSKFFGTIFAQLLFIPAAYYVAWFAEWI
- a CDS encoding S9 family peptidase — translated: MVSFSKPDVEQFLRTFAIGDFAVSPDEKQLVFSTNLSGKYNLWAMNLPNTFPMQLTFIDQSCQGLLYDKQGQFIIAGFDQNGDENSQFYGLPLQGGTLKPIIYEEGTRNAGPILSEDGKKLYYTSSKGNPTYLNAYGYDLETGEEEIVLEGKDTTTFLVDFSPNEETFLYVKAFANTYSLMYAKRGEEHILLTPLTEQEHTVSDACFVSDELIYFLTNYDADFTYLATYNLEKNEFTKVKDIENESFTGLKYDKQQQRLYISSEKGVEDHLYMYDLQTNDWKELQTPCSVIEKLVVTKSGSLYLLGRGATNPHNIYQLMENVWISLTQYSVPGVDQSELVEPDVITYTSYDGLEIESLFFKAKKENDNCEIIFWPHGGPQAAERKFFRASFQFFLNNGYSIFAPNFRGSTGYGLAFTKMVDGDWGHGPRLDNVAGLDWLIDNGYAEKGNILLMGGSYGGYMALLLHGRHADYFKAVVDIFGPSDLFSFINSVPEDWKPMMDKWVGNPEKDKEKLTEYSPITYLDTMTKPMLVIQGANDPRVVKAESDQIVQALKDKGRDVEYMLLEDEGHGFSKKENEIAVYKKILTFFNQFVEAKVKA
- a CDS encoding PadR family transcriptional regulator translates to MSNLLNSLTTELRRGTLTLAVLSQLRTPQYGYSLVQLLEGSGISIDQSTLYPLLRRLEKQELVSSSWDTSESRPRKYYVLSEYGLEIFLQLKKEWINNSKELYALLREDEEDEDEVN
- a CDS encoding L,D-transpeptidase, producing the protein MVKWIDVSTSQHQLKLFDGNELIKTYPIAVGKILSPTPTGSYTIINKQKNPGGPFGAFWLGLSKPHYGIHGTNQPSSIGHNVSHGCIRMFNHDVLDLSSRVQTGTTVYIHK